In Papio anubis isolate 15944 chromosome 20, Panubis1.0, whole genome shotgun sequence, a single window of DNA contains:
- the C20H19orf57 gene encoding uncharacterized protein C19orf57 homolog isoform X1: protein MPEPPAPKPGLALPPSPGPVAAHAPFLSPATLVGAPRPSIPSPRLPAWPPHFRLGPRAPLHRSAATGLAGSAEPKLQLPAGSARARMRFAGRCSLSRAAWAVLASRMRGAGPREARERGRASAGGRGGDLCEVHSVPQSPIGSGFTWAEGLTISQGEDKMTKRKKLRTSGDGLCPPKPLKTPRLGDSDGDPQSSMLGCLHHPEEPESKLGPVPSTQQHGEEPGKAVCSSPDEETGAPCWLLRQAEKEPAPLPPSQNSVGRFVPQFAKSRKTVARKGETKDEDLRSGAFSLETLAESSAQSPGCQPLVETLGLPFQEATEPGDPTQADSAHPEQSSQSPVQAVPSSGDSQSDDPPARGTGLSSSQRASQDHLSEQGAEDSRPETDGVPGDRGQKEHLPSSDSEGEKPDRGAPKEGGAQRTAGAGLPGGPQEEGDSIPCTPASAPTLGPALGLGPASWCLEPGSVAQGSPDPQQTPSRMGREGEGTHSSLGCSSLGMIVIADLSTDPAELEERALEVAGPDGQASAMSPASPKRKAADGGYRRALPGCTPLTGETAGETGEAGQDDQPPGDVPVGPTASLALAPGSGESMMGAGDSNHAAMDTGPCVDQKQEPGPTPEAAESGGQDLEQDLEGLRVSPQASVLPEHREAADSPLQEPGSQQGIDTTSDLAGQQDHLPHSADQAAWADSSAVELDFLLDSQIQDALDASDFEAPPEQFFPSGNKPGPCWPGPSPRANGDPVAVAKAQPRTFVGIQASEASRMEDATNIVRGLIVELSNLNRLIMGTHRDLEAFKRLNYRKTKPGGKAPLPYPSKGPGNVPRGDPPWREL, encoded by the exons ATGCCCGAACCACCTGCCCCCAAGCCCGGCCTTGCCCTGCCTCCTTCCCCGGGCCCTGTCGCCGCGCACGCGCCCTTCCTGAGTCCTGCAACCCTCGTCGGCGCTCCGCGGCCGTCGATCCCGAGCCCTCGCCTCCCTGCTTGGCCGCCCCACTTCCGCCTCGGGCCTCGGGCGCCGCTGCACCGGAGCGCGGCCACTGGACTCGCCGGGTCCGCCGAGCCGAAACTACAACTCCCGGCAGGCAGTGCGCGGGCGCGCATGCGCTTCGCAGGGCGGTGCTCACTGTCGCGGGCTGCGTGGGCGGTGCTTGCGTCGCGCATGCGCGGGGCGGGGCCTCGCGAGGCGCGGGAAAGAGGCAGAGCGAGCGCAGGTGGGAGGGGCGGCGACCTGTGTGAGGTTCACAGCGTCCCTCAGTCACCGATAGGCTCCGGCTTCACGTGGGCGGAAGGACTCACT ATTTCTCAAGGGGAAGATAAAATGACAAAGAGGAAGAAGCTGCGGACCTCAG GAGACGGACTCTGTCCTCCAAAACCCCTAAAGACCCCAAGGCTAGGAGACTCTGATGGGGACCCCCAGAGTTCCATGTTGGGCTGTTTACATCACCCTGAGGAGCCAGAGAGTAAACTGGGACCTGTTCCCTCTACACAGCAGCACGGGGAGGAACCAGGAAAGGCGGTCTGCAG CTccccagatgaggaaacaggagcTCCCTGCTGGCTCCTCCGTCAAGCAGAGAAGGAGCcagctccccttcctccttcccag AACTCAGTTGGGAGGTTTGTTCCCCAGTTTGCAAAATCCAGGAAGACAGTGGCAAGAAAAGGAGAGACAAAGGATGAGGACCTCAGGAGTGGGGCCTTTAGCCTG GAAACCCTCGCAGAGTCCAGCGCCCAGAGTCCAGGATGCCAGCCGCTAGTGGAGACCCTGGGGCTCCCCTTCCAGGAGGCCACGGAGCCGGGGGACCCAACGCAGGCAGACAGTGCCCACCCTGAGCAGAGCAGCCAGAGCCCTGTGCAGGCTGTGCCCAGCAGTGGAGATTCTCAGTCTGATGAccctccagccagggggacagggTTGTCCTCCTCACAGAGGGCCAGCCAAGACCACCTGTCAGAACAAGGGGCTGAAGACAGCAGGCCTGAGACAGATGGGGTTCCAGGTGATCGTGGCCAAAAGGAACACCTACCAAGCAGTGATTCTGAAGGGGAGAAGCCAGACAGAGGAGCCCCCAAGGAGGGAGGGGCCCAAAGGACAGCAGGGGCTGGCCTGCCTGGAGGGCCCCAGGAGGAGGGAGACAGTATCCCCTGTACCCCAGCATCAGCTCCTACCTTGGGCCCTGCTCTGGGACTGGGCCCTGCCTCTTGGTGCCTGGAACCCGGGTCTGTGGCCCAGGGCTCTCCTGACCCCCAGCAGACCCCCAGCAGGAtgggcagggaaggggaagggactCATAGCAGCCTGGGATGCTCCTCCCTCGGGATGATTGTCATTGCAGACCTGAGCACAGACCCTGCTGAGCTGGAAGAGAGGGCTCTGGAGGTGGCTGGGCCCGATGGGCAGGCCAGCGCCATGTCACCTGCCTCTCCCAAGAGGAAGGCCGCTGATGGAGGCTACAGGAGGGCCCTGCCAGGCTGCACCCCACTCACTGGGGAAACCGCAGGAGAAACGGGGGAGGCAGGGCAGGATGACCAGCCCCCTGGCGATGTCCCAGTGGGCCCGACAGCCTCCCTGGCTCTGGCACCCGGGAGTGGAGAGTCCATGATGGGCGCTGGAGATTCCAACCATGCAGCCATGGACACAGGTCCATGTGTCGATCAAAAGCAGGAGCCAGGCCCTACTCCAGAGGCAGCCGAGTCAGGTGGCCAGGACCTCGAACAAGACCTTGAGGGGCTCCGTGTGTCCCCGCAAGCTTCTGTTCTGCCAGAACATAGAGAAGCAGCAGACAGCCCTCTCCAGGAGCCTGGGTCCCAGCAGGGCATAGACACCACCTCAGACCTGGCAGGGCAGCAAGACCACCTGCCTCATTCTGCGGACCAGGCCGCCTGGGCAGACTCTTCAGCTGTGGAACTCGACTTCCTGCTGGACAGCCAGATACAGGATGCCCTGGACGCTTCTGACTTCGAAGCCCCGCCTGAGCAG TTCTTTCCTTCCGGGAACAAGCCGGGCCCTTGCTGGCCGGGCCCCAGCCCACGTGCCAATGGAGACCCTGTTGCAGTGGCCAAGGCCCAGCCGAG GACCTTCGTGGGGATCCAGGCCTCTGAGGCCTCCAGGATGGAGGACGCCACCAACATCGTGCGTGGCCTCATCGTTGAGCTCTCTAACCTGAA CCGGCTGATCATGGGCACTCACCGGGACCTGGAAGCCTTCAAGCGCCTCAACTACCGGAAGACAAAGCCAGGAGGCAAAGCCCCCCTGCCTTACCCTTCCAAGGGGCCTGGGAATGTCCCTCGAGGGGACCCACCCTGGAGGGAACTGTAG
- the C20H19orf57 gene encoding uncharacterized protein C19orf57 homolog isoform X2 yields the protein MTKRKKLRTSGDGLCPPKPLKTPRLGDSDGDPQSSMLGCLHHPEEPESKLGPVPSTQQHGEEPGKAVCSSPDEETGAPCWLLRQAEKEPAPLPPSQNSVGRFVPQFAKSRKTVARKGETKDEDLRSGAFSLETLAESSAQSPGCQPLVETLGLPFQEATEPGDPTQADSAHPEQSSQSPVQAVPSSGDSQSDDPPARGTGLSSSQRASQDHLSEQGAEDSRPETDGVPGDRGQKEHLPSSDSEGEKPDRGAPKEGGAQRTAGAGLPGGPQEEGDSIPCTPASAPTLGPALGLGPASWCLEPGSVAQGSPDPQQTPSRMGREGEGTHSSLGCSSLGMIVIADLSTDPAELEERALEVAGPDGQASAMSPASPKRKAADGGYRRALPGCTPLTGETAGETGEAGQDDQPPGDVPVGPTASLALAPGSGESMMGAGDSNHAAMDTGPCVDQKQEPGPTPEAAESGGQDLEQDLEGLRVSPQASVLPEHREAADSPLQEPGSQQGIDTTSDLAGQQDHLPHSADQAAWADSSAVELDFLLDSQIQDALDASDFEAPPEQFFPSGNKPGPCWPGPSPRANGDPVAVAKAQPRTFVGIQASEASRMEDATNIVRGLIVELSNLNRLIMGTHRDLEAFKRLNYRKTKPGGKAPLPYPSKGPGNVPRGDPPWREL from the exons ATGACAAAGAGGAAGAAGCTGCGGACCTCAG GAGACGGACTCTGTCCTCCAAAACCCCTAAAGACCCCAAGGCTAGGAGACTCTGATGGGGACCCCCAGAGTTCCATGTTGGGCTGTTTACATCACCCTGAGGAGCCAGAGAGTAAACTGGGACCTGTTCCCTCTACACAGCAGCACGGGGAGGAACCAGGAAAGGCGGTCTGCAG CTccccagatgaggaaacaggagcTCCCTGCTGGCTCCTCCGTCAAGCAGAGAAGGAGCcagctccccttcctccttcccag AACTCAGTTGGGAGGTTTGTTCCCCAGTTTGCAAAATCCAGGAAGACAGTGGCAAGAAAAGGAGAGACAAAGGATGAGGACCTCAGGAGTGGGGCCTTTAGCCTG GAAACCCTCGCAGAGTCCAGCGCCCAGAGTCCAGGATGCCAGCCGCTAGTGGAGACCCTGGGGCTCCCCTTCCAGGAGGCCACGGAGCCGGGGGACCCAACGCAGGCAGACAGTGCCCACCCTGAGCAGAGCAGCCAGAGCCCTGTGCAGGCTGTGCCCAGCAGTGGAGATTCTCAGTCTGATGAccctccagccagggggacagggTTGTCCTCCTCACAGAGGGCCAGCCAAGACCACCTGTCAGAACAAGGGGCTGAAGACAGCAGGCCTGAGACAGATGGGGTTCCAGGTGATCGTGGCCAAAAGGAACACCTACCAAGCAGTGATTCTGAAGGGGAGAAGCCAGACAGAGGAGCCCCCAAGGAGGGAGGGGCCCAAAGGACAGCAGGGGCTGGCCTGCCTGGAGGGCCCCAGGAGGAGGGAGACAGTATCCCCTGTACCCCAGCATCAGCTCCTACCTTGGGCCCTGCTCTGGGACTGGGCCCTGCCTCTTGGTGCCTGGAACCCGGGTCTGTGGCCCAGGGCTCTCCTGACCCCCAGCAGACCCCCAGCAGGAtgggcagggaaggggaagggactCATAGCAGCCTGGGATGCTCCTCCCTCGGGATGATTGTCATTGCAGACCTGAGCACAGACCCTGCTGAGCTGGAAGAGAGGGCTCTGGAGGTGGCTGGGCCCGATGGGCAGGCCAGCGCCATGTCACCTGCCTCTCCCAAGAGGAAGGCCGCTGATGGAGGCTACAGGAGGGCCCTGCCAGGCTGCACCCCACTCACTGGGGAAACCGCAGGAGAAACGGGGGAGGCAGGGCAGGATGACCAGCCCCCTGGCGATGTCCCAGTGGGCCCGACAGCCTCCCTGGCTCTGGCACCCGGGAGTGGAGAGTCCATGATGGGCGCTGGAGATTCCAACCATGCAGCCATGGACACAGGTCCATGTGTCGATCAAAAGCAGGAGCCAGGCCCTACTCCAGAGGCAGCCGAGTCAGGTGGCCAGGACCTCGAACAAGACCTTGAGGGGCTCCGTGTGTCCCCGCAAGCTTCTGTTCTGCCAGAACATAGAGAAGCAGCAGACAGCCCTCTCCAGGAGCCTGGGTCCCAGCAGGGCATAGACACCACCTCAGACCTGGCAGGGCAGCAAGACCACCTGCCTCATTCTGCGGACCAGGCCGCCTGGGCAGACTCTTCAGCTGTGGAACTCGACTTCCTGCTGGACAGCCAGATACAGGATGCCCTGGACGCTTCTGACTTCGAAGCCCCGCCTGAGCAG TTCTTTCCTTCCGGGAACAAGCCGGGCCCTTGCTGGCCGGGCCCCAGCCCACGTGCCAATGGAGACCCTGTTGCAGTGGCCAAGGCCCAGCCGAG GACCTTCGTGGGGATCCAGGCCTCTGAGGCCTCCAGGATGGAGGACGCCACCAACATCGTGCGTGGCCTCATCGTTGAGCTCTCTAACCTGAA CCGGCTGATCATGGGCACTCACCGGGACCTGGAAGCCTTCAAGCGCCTCAACTACCGGAAGACAAAGCCAGGAGGCAAAGCCCCCCTGCCTTACCCTTCCAAGGGGCCTGGGAATGTCCCTCGAGGGGACCCACCCTGGAGGGAACTGTAG
- the NANOS3 gene encoding nanos homolog 3 encodes MGTFDLWTDYLGLARLVRAFSGKEGPETRLSPQPEPEPVLEPVSAPESVSVPESVSVPESVPVPGSKDQKRSLESSPAPERLCSFCKHNGESRAIYQSHVLKDEAGRVLCPILRDYVCPQCGATRERAHTRRFCPLTGQGYTSVYSHTTRNSAGKKLVRPDKAKTQDTGHRRGGGGGGGGGGAGFRGAGKSEPSPSCSPSMPT; translated from the exons ATGGGGACCTTTGACCTGTGGACAGATTACTTGGGTTTGGCACGCCTGGTTAGGGCTTTCAGTGGGAAAGAGGGGCCTGAGACCAGGCTGAGCCCccagccagagccagagccagtGCTGGAACCAGTGTCAGCGCCGGAGTCAGTGTCAGTGCCGGAGTCAGTATCAGTGCCGGAGTCGGTCCCAGTGCCAGGATCCAAGGATCAGAAGCGCAGCCTGGAGTCCTCGCCAGCTCCCGAACGCCTGTGCTCTTTCTGCAAACACAACGGCGAGTCCCGGGCCATCTACCAGTCCCACGTGCTGAAGGATGAGGCCGGCAGGGTGCTGTGTCCCATCCTGCGGGACTACGTGTGCCCCCAGTGCGGTGCCACGCGTGAGCGTGCCCACACCCGACGCTTCTGCCCGCTTACTGGCCAGGGCTACACCTCCGTCTACAGCCACACCACTCGAAACTCGGCAGGCAAGAAGCTGGTCCGTCCTGACAAGGCGAAGACGCAGGACACAGGCCACcgccgaggaggaggaggaggaggaggaggaggaggagcag GTTTCAGAGGTGCCGGGAAGTCTGAGCCTTCGCCCTCCTGCTCTCCCTCCATGCCCACCTAA